The Lutibacter profundi genome includes a region encoding these proteins:
- a CDS encoding FAD-dependent oxidoreductase, with product MNKLDYDYVVIGSGFGGSVSALRLAEKGYKVLVIEKGKWFKSSDFPKTNKQIKKWIWEPKLGLKGFFKMTFLNHVTILSGVGVGGGSLTYANTLPIPKTNFFNSGSGKFK from the coding sequence ATGAATAAGCTTGATTATGATTACGTGGTAATTGGTAGTGGTTTTGGAGGTTCAGTAAGTGCTCTTCGATTGGCTGAAAAAGGATATAAAGTTTTAGTTATTGAAAAGGGGAAATGGTTTAAATCAAGTGATTTTCCAAAAACGAATAAGCAAATTAAAAAATGGATATGGGAACCTAAATTAGGGTTAAAAGGATTTTTTAAAATGACATTTTTAAATCATGTAACCATACTGTCAGGTGTTGGTGTTGGTGGAGGTTCTTTAACGTATGCAAATACATTACCTATTCCTAAAACCAATTTTTTTAATTCGGGCAGTGGCAAGTTTAAATAA
- a CDS encoding GMC oxidoreductase, which produces MASLNNWKTTLNPFYKTAYKMLGATVNPTLFEADKSLKQVAKEINKESKFEPTKVAVYFGEEGTTVNDPYFKGKGPNRTGCIYCGACMTGCRHNAKNTLDKNYLYFAQQLGVKIIAEKEVFNVTTLDTNDGSKGYKIEYKSSIGKKEKGNVTTKAVVFSGGVLGTVPLLLKLKEKSLPKLSNCVGKNVRTNSESLLLVTSTNKKSKDYSKGIAIGSILHTDKNSHLEAVRYGKGSSFFRILTIPYVPHKYFFGRVFGTISVLFKHPIKLLKTIFTTSYSQRTTVLLFMQTLDSTLRIKLGKFTKMKTEKEEGEVPTSFIPEAISLGKKYGELVNGLTYANFTDVLMGTPTTAHILGGAVMGKNSTIGVIDKNCQVFGYKNMLICDGSMISANPGVNPSLTITAIAEYAMSKIPNKSKKEQKE; this is translated from the coding sequence GTGGCAAGTTTAAATAATTGGAAAACAACGTTAAATCCGTTCTATAAAACGGCATATAAAATGTTAGGGGCAACCGTAAATCCTACATTATTTGAAGCAGATAAATCACTAAAACAGGTGGCGAAAGAAATTAACAAAGAATCTAAATTTGAACCAACCAAAGTAGCTGTTTATTTTGGAGAAGAAGGAACAACAGTTAACGACCCTTATTTTAAAGGGAAGGGGCCAAATAGAACAGGATGTATTTATTGCGGAGCTTGTATGACTGGTTGTCGCCACAATGCAAAAAATACCTTGGATAAAAATTATTTATATTTTGCTCAGCAGTTAGGGGTTAAAATTATTGCAGAGAAAGAAGTGTTTAATGTAACTACTTTAGATACTAATGATGGTAGTAAAGGTTATAAAATTGAATATAAATCAAGCATTGGTAAAAAAGAAAAAGGAAATGTGACTACTAAAGCTGTTGTTTTTTCTGGAGGTGTTTTAGGGACGGTTCCTTTATTATTAAAATTGAAAGAAAAATCATTGCCAAAATTATCAAACTGTGTTGGGAAAAATGTACGTACCAACAGTGAATCTTTATTATTAGTTACTTCAACAAATAAAAAAAGTAAAGATTACTCAAAAGGAATCGCAATAGGTTCAATTCTACATACTGATAAAAATAGTCATTTAGAAGCTGTTAGATATGGTAAAGGTTCAAGTTTTTTTAGAATATTAACAATACCGTATGTTCCTCATAAATATTTCTTTGGAAGAGTATTTGGTACTATAAGTGTACTGTTTAAACATCCTATTAAATTATTAAAAACTATTTTTACAACAAGTTACTCTCAACGAACAACGGTTTTATTATTTATGCAAACGTTAGATAGTACATTACGTATAAAATTAGGGAAATTCACTAAAATGAAAACAGAAAAGGAAGAAGGAGAAGTGCCCACCTCTTTTATTCCTGAAGCTATTTCATTGGGAAAAAAGTACGGTGAATTAGTTAATGGGTTAACGTATGCTAACTTTACAGATGTACTTATGGGAACACCAACAACAGCACATATTTTAGGCGGAGCTGTTATGGGTAAAAATAGTACAATTGGAGTAATTGATAAAAATTGTCAAGTTTTTGGGTATAAAAATATGCTAATTTGTGATGGCTCAATGATTTCTGCTAATCCAGGTGTAAATCCATCACTTACAATTACAGCAATAGCAGAATATGCCATGAGTAAAATCCCTAATAAAAGTAAAAAAGAACAAAAAGAGTAG